A window of Saccopteryx leptura isolate mSacLep1 chromosome 5, mSacLep1_pri_phased_curated, whole genome shotgun sequence contains these coding sequences:
- the C5H2orf50 gene encoding LOW QUALITY PROTEIN: uncharacterized protein C2orf50 homolog (The sequence of the model RefSeq protein was modified relative to this genomic sequence to represent the inferred CDS: inserted 1 base in 1 codon; deleted 2 bases in 1 codon; substituted 1 base at 1 genomic stop codon) yields the protein MRAHAPVGSHPISGLQKTTSAGYXLPSTGPPAFIPTRAQGGLAPPTGGVQQDKLWRELQEAERRGQKHWAQNWSXLKDSDPTGGKKGPVKLPEHQVPPFPVTVRLSSNRAVGSRVDTPLGKTLTGLDYFFVEGVWKKKLEEELQPV from the exons atgcgcgCACACGCACCCGTGGGAAGCCACCCCATCTCTGGGCTCCAGAAAACCACATCAGCTGGGTACTGACTACCTTCCACCGGGCCACCAGCCTTCATCCCCACCAGGGCCCAGGGTGGCCTGGCCCCACCCACTGGTGGTGTGCAGCAGGACAAGCTGTGGAGGGAGCTGCAGGAGGCCGAGAGGCGGGGCCAGAAGCACTG GGCTCAGAACTGGA TCCTGAAAGACTCTGACCCCACG GGTGGTAAGAAGGGGCCCGTCAAGCTGCCGGAGCAT CAAGTACCTCCCTTTCCTGTCACTGTCCGGCTTTCCTCTAACCGGGCTGTGGGCAGCAGGGTGGACACACCTCTGGGAAAAACTCTTACTGGCCTGGATTACTTCTTCGTGGAAGGAGTCTGGAAAAAGAAGCTGGAAGAGGAGCTGCAGCCTGTGTag
- the SLC66A3 gene encoding solute carrier family 66 member 3 yields the protein MAPGLLWFCNWSTLLVCAALKLPQISALLAARSARGLSLPSLLLELAGFLVFLRYQCYYEYPLLTYLEYPILIVQDVILLLCVFHFNGNVYQAVPYLTLFVTSWFVLTLQKWIIDLAMNFCTLISAASKFAQLQSLWKTRDSGAVSAVTWSLASYTCATRIVTTLMTTSDLTILIRFVVMLALNLWVTATVLRYRKTAVKAE from the exons ATGGCCCCGGGGCTGCTGTGGTTCTGCAACTGGAGCACGCTGCTCGTGTGCGCGGCGCTGAAGCTGCCGCAGATCTCCGCCCTGCTGGCGGCGCGCAGCGCGCGGGGCCTCAGCCTCCCAAGCTTGCTTCTGGAGCTGGCGGG GTTCCTGGTGTTTCTCCGGTACCAGTGTTACTACGAGTACCCGCTGCTGACCTACCTGGAGTACCCCATTCTAATCGTACAAG ATGTCATCCTGCTGCTCTGCGTGTTCCACTTCAACGGGAACGTGTACCAGGCAGTGCCCTACCTCACTCT ATTTGTGACATCTTGGTTTGTCCTCACCCTGCAGAAGTGGATCATAGACCTGGCCATG AATTTCTGCACGCTCATCAGTGCAGCCAGTAAGTTCGCTCAGCTGCAATCCCTGTGGAAGACACGGGACTCGGGGGCTGTGAGCGCTGTCACCTGGAGCCTGGCGTCCTACACCTGTGCCA caaGAATAGTAACAACGTTAATGACCACCAGTGATCTTACAA tccTTATACGTTTTGTGGTCATGCTGGCTTTAAATCTCTGGGTGACCGCTACCGTTCTTCGCTACCGGAAGACAGCTGTAAAGGCTGAATGA